One genomic segment of Callospermophilus lateralis isolate mCalLat2 chromosome 20, mCalLat2.hap1, whole genome shotgun sequence includes these proteins:
- the Camk1 gene encoding calcium/calmodulin-dependent protein kinase type 1 has product MPGAVESPSWKQAEDIRDIYDFRDVLGTGAFSEVILAEDKRTQKLVAIKCIAKKALEGKEGSMENEIAVLHKIKHPNIVALDDIYESGGHLYLIMQLVSGGELFDRIVEKGFYTERDASRLIFQVLDAVKYLHDLGIVHRDLKPENLLYYSLDEDSKIMISDFGLSKMEDPGSVLSTACGTPGYVAPEVLAQKPYSKAVDCWSIGVIAYILLCGYPPFYDENDAKLFEQILKAEYEFDSPYWDDISDSAKDFIRHLMEKDPEKRFTCEQALQHPWIAGDTALDKNIHQSVSEQIKKNFAKSKWKQAFNATAVVRHMRKLQLGTSQEGQGQTASHGELLTPTAGGPSAGCCCRDCYVEPGPELSPTMPPQL; this is encoded by the exons ATGCCGGGGGCAGTGGAAAGCCCCAGCTGGAAGCAGGCGGAGGACATTAGGGACATTTATGACTTCAGAGATGTTCTGGGCAC GGGGGCCTTCTCGGAAGTAATCCTGGCAGAAGATAAAAGGACTCAGAAGCTGGTGGCCATCAAATGCATCGCGAAGAAGGCCCTGGAGGGCAAAGAGGGCAGCATGGAGAATGAGATTGCTGTCCTGCACAA GATCAAGCACCCCAACATTGTAGCCCTGGATGACATCTATGAGAGTGGGGGCCACCTCTACCTCATCATGCAGCT ggtgtcagggggGGAGCTGTTTGACCGCATTGTGGAAAAAGGCTTCTACACGGAGCGGGACGCCAGTCGCCTCATCTTCCAGGTGCTGGACGCTGTTAAGTACCTGCATGACCTGGGCATCGTCCACCGTGATCTCAAG CCAGAGAATCTGCTGTACTACAGCCTGGATGAAGACTCCAAGATCATGATCTCCGACTTTGGCCTCTCCAAGATGGAGGACCCAGGCAGTGTGCTCTCCACAGCCTGTGGGACACCAGGATACGTGG CCCCTGAGGTCCTGGCCCAGAAGCCCTACAGCAAGGCCGTGGACTGCTGGTCCATTGGGGTCATTGCCTACATCCT GCTCTGCGGTTATCCCCCCTTCTATGACGAGAATGATGCCAAACTCTTTGAACAGATTTTGAAGGCCGAGTATGAATTTGACTCTCCTTACTGGGATGACATCTCTGACTCTG CCAAAGATTTCATCCGGCACTTGATGGAGAAGGATCCAGAGAAGAGGTTCACCTGTGAGCAGGCCTTGCAGCACCCATG GATTGCAGGAGATACGGCTCTAGATAAGAACATCCACCAGTCGGTGAGCGAGCAGATCAAGAAGAACTTTGCTAAGAGCAAATGGAAG CAAGCTTTCAATGCCACGGCTGTGGTGCGGCACATGAGGAAGCTACAGTTGGGCACCagccaggagggtcagggacagacGGCGAGCCATGGGGAGCTGCTGACGCCAACGGCTGGGG GGCCGTCAGCCGGCTGCTGCTGTCGAGATTGCTATGTGGAGCCAGGCCCGGAACTGTCCCCCACAATGCCCCCGCAGCTCTAG